From Carya illinoinensis cultivar Pawnee chromosome 5, C.illinoinensisPawnee_v1, whole genome shotgun sequence, one genomic window encodes:
- the LOC122309803 gene encoding protein PTST homolog 2, chloroplastic isoform X2: MLSLTTFSNHLLVSSCSLPNLSSQSHSTPSILLVASIRRRKRLREQFMHLSSVAPKKNGGCGGDGEPGRFSGLVRRCLKWDSEGDFALEGEILEFMKESRNPEAFPSKKELVEAGRMDLVDAIVERGGWLSLGWDLNEENEKVQENVPTGISDSSSADKECAGVFNSVVNGIQSSGMVPRFSGNSSPPASSSGRSLETAVEDESGIEGILNRLEKQRNMTFGFGLREQGNDAHFPRNHCEDDWHPGTSIDTIVARPESSSELTSLSSNTENDLGGKLDQNRSLLDSDGLANSLKPDMWRTWSIQRAGFSDASFEAAEIAYNETRTEGPMDGSGDKILEIRDVTGKSVNTGKELGLSPKDINHNEIRRRLQHLESELSSVLLLLRSNADKAMSQQRKMEQSGTGFFSVCLKLYPGRYEIKFIVDGEWRVDQLRPIVKNNGYENNLLVVT; this comes from the exons ATGCTCTCCCTCACAACCTTTTCTAATCACCTCCTTGTCTCCTCCTGCTCGCTCCCAAATTTGAGCTCTCAGTCTCACTCCACCCCCTCCATTCTCCTCGTTGCTTCgataagaagaaggaaacgCTTACGGGAGCAGTTTATGCATCTGAGTTCTGTTGCGCCGAAGAAGAACGGTGGTTGTGGTGGGGACGGTGAACCTGGTCGTTTCTCTGGCCTTGTGAGGAGGTGTCTGAAGTGGGATAGCGAGGGGGATTTTGCTTTGGAGGGGGAGATTTTGGAGTTTATGAAGGAGTCGAGGAATCCGGAGGCGTTTCCGAGCAAGAAAGAACTGGTTGAAGCCGGGAGGATGGACTTGGTGGATGCTATCGTGGAGAGAGGTGGTTGGCTCTCGCTGGGCTGGGATTTGAACGAGGAGAATGAGAAGGTCCAAGAAAATGTTCCTACTGGGATTTCGGATTCTTCCTCAGCGGATAAAGAATGTGCTGGTGTTTTTAATTCGGTGGTAAACGGAATTCAGAGCTCTGGGATGGTTCCTCGTTTTTCAGGAAATTCTTCTCCCCCAGCCTCGTCGTCTGGTAGATCACT GGAAACAGCTGTAGAGGATGAGTCTGGGATTGAGGGTATATTGAATCGATTGGAGAAACAAAGAAATATGACTTTTGGGTTTGGATTGAGAGAGCAAGGAAATGATGCTCACTTCCCAAGAAATCATTGTGAAGATGACTGGCATCCTGGAACCTCAATAGATACG ATAGTTGCTAGACCGGAAAGCAGCAGTGAATTGACTTCTTTAAGTTCAAATACGGAAAATGATTTGGGAGGCAAGCTGGATCAGAACAGATCTTTGTTAGATAGTGATGGTTTAGCAAACTCACTTAAGCCAGACATGTGGAGAACTTGGAGCATTCAGAGGGCAGGCTTTTCTGATGCCAGTTTTGAAG CTGCTGAAATTGCTTACAATGAAACTAGGACGGAAGGGCCAATGGATGGTTCAGGAGACAAGATTCTTGAAATAAGAGATGTTACTGGTAAATCTGTAAACACAGGGAAAGAATTGGGCTTATCTCCAAAAGATATTAATCATAATGAAATACGGCGTCGACTTCAGCACCTGGAGTCAGAGCTTTCCTCTGTTCTTCTCTTATTGAGGTCAAATGCTGATAAAGCTATGTCACAGCAG AGAAAGATGGAACAGTCAGGTACGGGTTTCTTTTCTGTTTGCCTCAAGTTGTACCCGGGCAGATACGAG ATCAAGTTTATTGTCGACGGTGAATGGAGGGTTGATCAACTACGCCCTATCGTAAAAAACAATGGATACGAGAACAACCTGCTTGTTGTCACATAA
- the LOC122309804 gene encoding uncharacterized protein At1g27050-like, with the protein MNRNRKRDKPYFSRHVPASLSKRRRPMPSHPLPGDDADIVDTPIAKPAPAPALVVMGLPVDCSVLDVKSRFEIYGSISRIRIDRDGSAYIMYRTKDSAEAAIAAALDPSFGITVDSTEVKVMWATDPLALWRQGVGLGASKDKGSSSSKLLRAEVPLSRHGRGNKLASAIVKPRSSNDGSSSVSEVPFRSREMVAYDDIL; encoded by the exons ATGAACCGAAACCGAAAGCGTGACAAACCCTACTTCTCCCGCCACGTCCCCGCCTCCCTCTCAAAACGCCGGCGTCCTATGCCTTCCCACCCTCTTCCAGGCGACGATGCAGACATTGTCGACACTCCGATCGCGAAGCCGGCACCGGCGCCGGCGCTTGTTGTCATGGGCCTCCCTGTTGACTGCTCTGTCCTGGACGTTAAGTCCCGGTTCGAGATCTATGGCTCCATTTCCCGGATCCGAATCGACCGCGATGGGTCCGCGTACATCATGTATCGTACCAAAGACTCCGCCGAAGCCGCCATTGCCGCTGCCCTAGACCCCTCTTTCGGCATCACCGTTGATTCCACAGaa GTAAAGGTGATGTGGGCAACCGATCCTCTTGCCCTCTGGAGGCAAGGAGTTGGGCTTGGTGCCAGCAAGGATAAGGGCTCATCCTCGTCCAAACTTTTGCGGGCCGAGGTACCTCTGAGCAGACATGGTAGAGGTAATAAACTTGCTTCAGCTATAGTGAAGCCCAGAAGTAGTAATGATGGTTCTTCTAGTGTTTCAGAAGTGCCTTTTAGGAGTAGAGAAATGGTGGCTTATGATGATATACTGTAA
- the LOC122309803 gene encoding protein PTST homolog 2, chloroplastic isoform X1, with product MLSLTTFSNHLLVSSCSLPNLSSQSHSTPSILLVASIRRRKRLREQFMHLSSVAPKKNGGCGGDGEPGRFSGLVRRCLKWDSEGDFALEGEILEFMKESRNPEAFPSKKELVEAGRMDLVDAIVERGGWLSLGWDLNEENEKVQENVPTGISDSSSADKECAGVFNSVVNGIQSSGMVPRFSGNSSPPASSSGRSLETAVEDESGIEGILNRLEKQRNMTFGFGLREQGNDAHFPRNHCEDDWHPGTSIDTIVARPESSSELTSLSSNTENDLGGKLDQNRSLLDSDGLANSLKPDMWRTWSIQRAGFSDASFEAAEIAYNETRTEGPMDGSGDKILEIRDVTGKSVNTGKELGLSPKDINHNEIRRRLQHLESELSSVLLLLRSNADKAMSQQGHESSSEELRNLSDAWEFQENEIMNAQGRLRSIRAKLAVLEGKMALSIIDAQKMVEEKQKRIDDNLRALQHLRTTCIVWVNPASVVLLAGSFDGWATQRKMEQSGTGFFSVCLKLYPGRYEIKFIVDGEWRVDQLRPIVKNNGYENNLLVVT from the exons ATGCTCTCCCTCACAACCTTTTCTAATCACCTCCTTGTCTCCTCCTGCTCGCTCCCAAATTTGAGCTCTCAGTCTCACTCCACCCCCTCCATTCTCCTCGTTGCTTCgataagaagaaggaaacgCTTACGGGAGCAGTTTATGCATCTGAGTTCTGTTGCGCCGAAGAAGAACGGTGGTTGTGGTGGGGACGGTGAACCTGGTCGTTTCTCTGGCCTTGTGAGGAGGTGTCTGAAGTGGGATAGCGAGGGGGATTTTGCTTTGGAGGGGGAGATTTTGGAGTTTATGAAGGAGTCGAGGAATCCGGAGGCGTTTCCGAGCAAGAAAGAACTGGTTGAAGCCGGGAGGATGGACTTGGTGGATGCTATCGTGGAGAGAGGTGGTTGGCTCTCGCTGGGCTGGGATTTGAACGAGGAGAATGAGAAGGTCCAAGAAAATGTTCCTACTGGGATTTCGGATTCTTCCTCAGCGGATAAAGAATGTGCTGGTGTTTTTAATTCGGTGGTAAACGGAATTCAGAGCTCTGGGATGGTTCCTCGTTTTTCAGGAAATTCTTCTCCCCCAGCCTCGTCGTCTGGTAGATCACT GGAAACAGCTGTAGAGGATGAGTCTGGGATTGAGGGTATATTGAATCGATTGGAGAAACAAAGAAATATGACTTTTGGGTTTGGATTGAGAGAGCAAGGAAATGATGCTCACTTCCCAAGAAATCATTGTGAAGATGACTGGCATCCTGGAACCTCAATAGATACG ATAGTTGCTAGACCGGAAAGCAGCAGTGAATTGACTTCTTTAAGTTCAAATACGGAAAATGATTTGGGAGGCAAGCTGGATCAGAACAGATCTTTGTTAGATAGTGATGGTTTAGCAAACTCACTTAAGCCAGACATGTGGAGAACTTGGAGCATTCAGAGGGCAGGCTTTTCTGATGCCAGTTTTGAAG CTGCTGAAATTGCTTACAATGAAACTAGGACGGAAGGGCCAATGGATGGTTCAGGAGACAAGATTCTTGAAATAAGAGATGTTACTGGTAAATCTGTAAACACAGGGAAAGAATTGGGCTTATCTCCAAAAGATATTAATCATAATGAAATACGGCGTCGACTTCAGCACCTGGAGTCAGAGCTTTCCTCTGTTCTTCTCTTATTGAGGTCAAATGCTGATAAAGCTATGTCACAGCAG GGTCATGAAAGCTCCTCAGAGGAGTTGCGGAACCTTTCTGATGCTTGGGAGTTCCAGGAAAATGAGATCATGAATGCTCAAGGCAGATTACGGTCAATACGTGCAAAGTTAGCAGTACTAGAGGGAAAAATGGCACTATCAATAAT TGATGCTCAAAAGATGGTGGAGGAGAAGCAGAAGAGAATTGACGATAATCTTAGGGCTTTACAACATCTTCGTACTACATGCATAGTTTGGGTCAATCCAGCCTCTGTGGTGCTCTTAGCAGGTTCATTCGATGGTTGGGCTACCCAG AGAAAGATGGAACAGTCAGGTACGGGTTTCTTTTCTGTTTGCCTCAAGTTGTACCCGGGCAGATACGAG ATCAAGTTTATTGTCGACGGTGAATGGAGGGTTGATCAACTACGCCCTATCGTAAAAAACAATGGATACGAGAACAACCTGCTTGTTGTCACATAA
- the LOC122311448 gene encoding uncharacterized protein LOC122311448 yields the protein MAASLPSSASPLTSTFSTRKTHLKFTLNHDHSSVVPIKQHPFKSGLHLTFQVSHHFGPLLVKRASSDGVFDAVEENGTLPSFEERPVKLLLLVIFWASVSLAWFAASGDANAASDSIIASSFGLKIASKLRSSGWPDAAVVFALATLPVLELRGAIPVGYWMQLKPVVLTILSILGNMVPVPIIILYLKKFASFLAGRNRSASRFLDMLFESAKKKAGPVEEFQWLGLMLFVAVPFPGTGAWTGAIIASILEMPFWSAVSANFCGVVLAGLLVNLLVNLGVKYAIVTGVILFFISTFMWSILRNFRTSSSSLK from the exons ATGGCTGCCTCTCTACCTTCATCAGCATCACCATTAACCTCAACATTCTCTACTCGAAAGACCCACCTAAAATTTACTCTCAACCATGACCATTCCTCCGTTGTTCCCATCAAACAACATCCTTTCAAATCAGGCTTGCACTTAACCTTTCAAGTTTCCCACCATTTTGGTCCCCTTCTTGTGAAAAGAGCTTCTTCAGATGGGGTTTTTGACGCAGTTGAGGAGAATGGGACTCTGCCGTCCTTCGAGGAACGGCCGGTCAAATTGCTATTATTGGTAATATTCTGGGCCTCTGTATCCCTGGCTTGGTTTGCGGCTTCTGGGGATGCTAATGCTGCTAGTGATTCAATTATAGCCTCGAGCTTTGGACTGAAGATTGCAAGTAAGCTTCGAAGTTCGGGCTGGCCTGATGCGGCCGTTGTTTTTGCACTCGCTACGCTTCCTGTGCTTGAACTTCGTGGGGCTATTCCCGTTGGTTATTGGATGCAACTCAAACCTGTTGTCCTAACCATCCTATCCATTCTCGG GAACATGGTTCCTGTGCCCATCATCATACTATATTTGAAGAAATTTGCATCTTTTCTTGCTGGGAGAAACCGGTCTGCATCTCGGTTCCTTGACATGCTATTTGAGAGTGCCAAAAAGAAAGCTGGTCCTGTGGAAGAGTTCCAATGGCTTGGTCTGATGCTGTTTGTGGCTGTGCCTTTCCCTGGAACAGGAGCTTGGACAGGAGCCATCATAGCTTCTATTCTTGAGATGCCATTCTGGTCAGCTGTATCTGCAAATTTCTGTGGTGTTGTGTTGGCTGGGCTTCTGGTAAACTTGCTGGTAAATCTTGGTGTCAAGTATGCCATTGTTACTGGAGTTATCCTCTTCTTTATTTCCACATTCATGTGGAGCATCCTTCGAAATTTTAGGACGTCTTCAAGTTCACTCAAGTGA